In Calditrichota bacterium, a single window of DNA contains:
- a CDS encoding CHAT domain-containing protein, giving the protein MNINKTHDFLYMVFLLLFLTNCKSERIEPSEILYSGFQVDKIVSPYQDSLLIKYSKVGFLPTNKFNLFVAIEKSIIKNLFKKYGQNDSVKKTFKYEKYLSEKFLNHFEDSLLHKEVIFCSNLNNAALEKKIKVELYYHEGSKNIVDSRKKALEYFKEAIVLANEIGDVKRKIDCYSKLPYIYLYEDQRELSIKTALKLIKEAHRFKYYYREAWARYSLVSTYFELGEYKKASTHLDSGLTAALSVGDPNLISSIYERIGLTANRMGNLNKAYNAYATCLGYLKDRTDVYVLEDSLRLLIGLSNVLKNLGQYSDAKKVLIAGLSKSKLISDSLFRSTFYMNLGELYARIDELDVSLKMLKKAYKIRKKIDNQYRIAEMEYKIGTTFYFKSLTDSALYYFNKAQYTLSGVKEFAQVFKRLEADIFFDKGNYYFTKNNYNEAKYFYSKSKKLAQSISYSEVDILAGIFLGKVSIEKKQYNSARILLSDALQEAKENKDPYLLAIAYFNLGLYYKKTETPVKAEELLLTAINLSEQTRAIQNDFLIKINYYATVQNIFNELINLYIQSGQKEKAFYYSELSRARLLLDIKPEIDIGFDNLKNIGSKLDNKSVIIEYKITNQNLITFVVSNKSIHFVKQDIPRNILNKKIIEFLGAIGSKNYSLFKKKLKDKKTAKNIYKLSLEAGKDLYSVLIQPIENLLIGKGSLHFSPDGILHNLPFASLLKNDSTFLIQNYTIDYLPSVFLRTNIQIDNPENNSFLGIANTSGDLPYSEFEVQSISKIFKNNYLMLGSRQKENLVHKQFQNGYKIIHVATHALINEQQPLLSYIPIAPATSKKTISTFEYENLIEDNKLMAFEIMKFDMNSTHLVCLATCKGASGKFYSGEGVLGITHAFMIAGAQSVLTTLWNVDDKFTSELLILFYNNWITNKLSKAEALRLAQLQIIENSRDSKIIKYPFIHSWAALKIINI; this is encoded by the coding sequence TTGAATATAAATAAAACACATGATTTTCTTTATATGGTTTTTCTTTTATTATTTTTAACGAATTGTAAAAGCGAAAGAATAGAACCATCAGAAATATTATATAGTGGATTTCAAGTTGATAAAATTGTATCACCATACCAAGACTCCCTATTAATTAAATACTCCAAGGTTGGTTTTTTGCCTACTAATAAATTCAATCTTTTTGTTGCTATCGAAAAATCTATAATTAAGAATCTTTTTAAAAAATATGGCCAAAATGATAGCGTTAAAAAGACTTTTAAATACGAGAAATATCTTTCTGAAAAATTTTTAAATCACTTTGAAGATTCCCTGCTACATAAAGAAGTGATTTTTTGTTCAAATCTTAATAATGCTGCTTTGGAGAAAAAAATTAAAGTAGAACTTTACTATCATGAAGGTAGTAAAAATATTGTGGATAGTAGGAAAAAAGCTCTTGAGTATTTTAAGGAGGCGATAGTACTGGCAAATGAAATTGGTGATGTAAAAAGAAAAATAGACTGCTACTCTAAATTGCCATACATATATTTATATGAAGATCAGCGTGAATTGTCTATTAAAACAGCATTAAAGTTAATAAAAGAAGCACATAGGTTTAAGTATTATTATAGGGAGGCTTGGGCCCGGTATTCATTGGTTTCAACTTACTTTGAGTTAGGAGAATATAAAAAAGCATCAACTCACTTAGATTCTGGGCTAACAGCTGCACTAAGTGTTGGCGATCCTAATTTAATTAGTTCAATTTATGAAAGGATTGGCCTAACAGCTAACAGAATGGGCAATCTAAATAAAGCATACAATGCTTACGCGACTTGTTTAGGTTACTTAAAAGACCGTACCGATGTTTACGTTTTAGAAGATTCATTACGTCTATTAATTGGTTTGAGCAATGTGCTTAAAAACTTAGGTCAATATAGTGATGCAAAAAAAGTTTTGATTGCCGGATTATCAAAATCTAAACTGATTAGTGATTCTTTGTTCAGATCTACTTTTTATATGAATTTGGGTGAACTTTATGCACGAATAGATGAATTAGATGTCTCACTCAAGATGTTAAAAAAGGCATATAAAATCCGTAAAAAGATTGATAATCAATACCGGATTGCTGAAATGGAATATAAAATAGGAACTACATTTTATTTTAAATCACTTACAGATAGTGCTTTATACTATTTTAACAAAGCACAATACACCCTTTCGGGTGTTAAGGAATTTGCTCAAGTGTTCAAACGATTAGAAGCAGATATTTTTTTTGATAAAGGAAATTATTATTTCACAAAGAATAATTATAATGAAGCAAAGTATTTTTATTCCAAATCAAAAAAGCTAGCTCAGAGCATAAGTTATTCAGAAGTTGATATACTAGCAGGTATATTTCTAGGAAAAGTTTCAATAGAAAAAAAACAATATAATTCAGCAAGAATATTATTATCAGATGCTTTACAAGAAGCCAAAGAAAACAAAGACCCCTATTTGTTGGCAATTGCATATTTCAATTTAGGACTTTATTACAAAAAAACTGAAACCCCGGTAAAAGCGGAGGAATTATTATTAACAGCAATAAACCTGAGTGAGCAAACCCGTGCAATTCAAAATGATTTTCTAATAAAAATTAATTACTATGCAACAGTCCAAAATATTTTTAATGAATTAATCAATCTATATATACAATCAGGTCAAAAGGAAAAAGCATTTTATTATTCAGAACTATCTCGTGCACGTTTACTTTTAGATATTAAACCAGAAATAGACATAGGCTTTGATAATTTAAAAAATATTGGCTCTAAATTAGACAATAAGTCTGTTATTATTGAGTACAAAATTACTAATCAAAATTTGATAACATTCGTTGTTTCGAATAAATCTATTCATTTTGTTAAACAGGATATACCAAGAAATATACTTAATAAGAAAATTATTGAATTCTTAGGAGCGATTGGCTCGAAGAACTATTCTCTTTTTAAAAAAAAGTTAAAGGATAAAAAAACAGCAAAAAATATTTATAAACTGTCTTTGGAAGCGGGTAAAGATTTATATTCAGTATTGATTCAACCTATAGAAAATTTACTAATTGGAAAAGGATCCTTGCATTTTAGCCCAGATGGGATTTTACATAATTTGCCTTTCGCTTCTCTTCTAAAAAATGATTCCACATTTTTAATACAGAACTATACAATTGATTATCTTCCAAGCGTTTTTCTTCGAACAAATATTCAAATTGATAATCCGGAAAATAATAGCTTTTTGGGGATTGCAAATACTTCAGGGGATTTGCCATATTCTGAATTTGAAGTTCAATCAATTAGCAAAATTTTTAAAAATAATTACTTAATGTTAGGTTCAAGACAAAAAGAAAATTTAGTGCATAAGCAATTTCAAAATGGATATAAAATTATTCATGTTGCAACCCATGCACTAATCAATGAACAACAGCCACTACTGTCATATATTCCAATTGCCCCGGCAACGTCCAAGAAAACAATTTCAACATTTGAATATGAAAATCTTATTGAAGACAATAAGCTAATGGCATTTGAGATAATGAAATTTGATATGAATTCTACCCATCTTGTTTGCCTTGCAACATGTAAAGGTGCTAGCGGAAAGTTTTATTCGGGTGAAGGTGTTCTCGGAATTACCCATGCATTTATGATTGCGGGAGCACAATCCGTATTAACAACATTGTGGAATGTTGATGACAAGTTTACGTCAGAATTGCTTATACTTTTCTATAATAATTGGATAACCAATAAACTTTCGAAAGCAGAAGCCCTAAGGTTGGCGCAGCTTCAAATAATCGAAAATAGCAGGGACAGTAAGATTATTAAATACCCGTTTATTCATAGTTGGGCAGCATTAAAAATTATAAACATTTAG
- a CDS encoding T9SS type A sorting domain-containing protein — protein MRLFTVIFLLIFPIMLASQTNFRKYPGNPIIINGVINSFESNGVVGPYVIKEEGIYKMWFHGWDGSKARIGYATSLDGINWEKDDANPVLNTIDSSSWANKYISGAKVLNMKGIYKMWFTGGGGQGPRTGYATSEDGTSWELGNNANPVLEPGEEGTFDDSGIWCGSVIFQDSVYRMWYGGDAEPDFLEGNIGLATSIDGIKWVKHGDPVLVHDDSGLEKDGISLPYVLFDSEVYHMWYTQGLTPASIGYATSSDGITWQKYDNNPVVKPDQGSWDNTVVQWPMVLIENGVYKMWYDGLGFNNKIGYAEDFTNVLNAEGANIGSSLFHPVQEKIVVKAKVNNPEGHEEQVAAYFEDSNGNILDILLMNDNGFSGDGVAGDSIWSTEYIPLKEDNYNVYIETFDIERDYKNNGKVWGLNKWFSTKGPLHVVQYDTFATAGEGIELDIFLENKGKMALFKNIKTNLKQIDSCIEISSFAPRRIDSLAGGEISAHNSSFHVRVADNCSPQVASFQIDVSADGLLSITNTFTVDIVVGLEDEKYIAPKKFSLLQNYPNPFNPKTIINYELQIKSDVKLIVYDIAGREIKTIVNQRQNAGAHSVTFDASDLPSGVYIYKIIAGKFEQSKKMILVK, from the coding sequence ATGCGTTTGTTTACTGTGATCTTTTTATTGATTTTTCCAATTATGCTTGCTTCTCAAACTAATTTCAGGAAATATCCTGGTAATCCAATTATCATTAATGGTGTGATAAATTCATTTGAGTCAAATGGTGTAGTAGGTCCGTATGTTATTAAGGAAGAAGGAATTTATAAAATGTGGTTTCATGGATGGGATGGTTCTAAAGCAAGAATTGGCTATGCTACATCACTTGATGGGATTAATTGGGAGAAAGATGATGCAAATCCTGTGCTTAACACAATTGACTCCAGCAGTTGGGCAAATAAATATATTTCTGGGGCTAAAGTGTTAAACATGAAAGGAATCTATAAAATGTGGTTCACAGGTGGGGGCGGGCAGGGCCCACGAACCGGATATGCAACATCGGAAGATGGAACAAGCTGGGAACTTGGTAATAATGCCAACCCTGTACTTGAACCTGGGGAAGAAGGTACTTTTGATGATTCTGGTATTTGGTGTGGGTCTGTTATTTTCCAGGATAGTGTTTATAGAATGTGGTATGGTGGAGATGCAGAACCAGATTTTCTTGAAGGTAATATCGGTCTTGCAACCTCTATCGATGGAATAAAATGGGTAAAACATGGAGATCCGGTTTTAGTGCATGATGATAGTGGCTTAGAAAAAGACGGCATAAGCCTACCATATGTTTTGTTTGACAGTGAGGTGTACCATATGTGGTATACACAAGGTTTAACTCCAGCAAGTATCGGATATGCAACTTCATCTGATGGTATTACCTGGCAAAAATATGATAATAACCCGGTTGTTAAACCTGATCAAGGTAGTTGGGATAACACTGTTGTCCAGTGGCCTATGGTCCTTATAGAAAATGGTGTTTATAAAATGTGGTATGATGGATTGGGATTTAATAACAAAATTGGTTACGCAGAAGACTTTACAAATGTACTTAATGCTGAGGGAGCAAATATTGGATCTTCTTTATTTCATCCTGTTCAGGAAAAAATTGTTGTGAAAGCAAAAGTAAACAATCCTGAGGGACATGAAGAACAAGTTGCGGCTTACTTTGAGGATAGTAACGGAAATATTCTTGATATTTTGCTGATGAATGATAATGGTTTTTCTGGTGATGGGGTGGCTGGAGATTCTATTTGGAGTACAGAATATATTCCATTAAAAGAAGACAATTACAATGTTTATATAGAAACCTTTGATATTGAACGGGATTATAAAAATAATGGTAAGGTATGGGGATTGAATAAATGGTTTAGTACAAAAGGGCCATTACATGTTGTTCAGTATGATACGTTTGCCACAGCAGGAGAGGGAATAGAGTTGGACATTTTCCTGGAAAACAAAGGTAAAATGGCCTTGTTTAAAAACATTAAAACAAACCTTAAACAAATTGATAGTTGTATAGAAATCTCAAGTTTTGCACCAAGGCGTATTGATAGTTTAGCAGGTGGGGAAATAAGCGCCCATAATTCTTCGTTCCATGTAAGGGTTGCTGACAATTGTTCACCCCAGGTCGCTAGTTTCCAGATTGATGTTTCTGCAGATGGGTTATTGTCTATAACAAATACATTTACTGTGGATATTGTTGTAGGCCTTGAAGACGAAAAATACATTGCACCCAAGAAATTTTCTTTGCTCCAAAATTACCCAAACCCATTCAATCCTAAAACAATTATTAATTATGAATTACAAATTAAGAGTGATGTAAAACTTATTGTTTACGATATCGCAGGGCGTGAAATTAAAACGATAGTTAACCAACGTCAAAACGCAGGTGCACATTCAGTAACATTTGATGCATCTGATTTGCCAAGTGGTGTTTACATATACAAAATTATTGCAGGAAAATTTGAACAGAGTAAAAAAATGATCCTGGTCAAATAA